A genomic stretch from Halorubrum salinarum includes:
- the xseA gene encoding exodeoxyribonuclease VII large subunit: MADAEREVDDALSGNVLSVQELNDRIASVVQDTPALNGVRCIGEVTDLHQNSTALYFTLTDGNAELPCMLWANRYQKMDADLEDGTEVILEGDIDYWTEGGKIDLKPWEVIVVGDGDQAAAVERLRSELEERGWFDDEQKQQPPAFPERVGVVTSLRGDARYDIQNAIHGQDPTVDILVKDATVQGSEAPMSIANGIHHLDRSEDVDAIIVGRGGGSDSNLQAFNTERVAEAIFTANTPVVTAIGHTDDRLIADQVADVATITPTAAGEYIVNSRQEFLGSEIEPLEQQLDAAYETFQQEHEHERELAEAVDEAAASEGLPPVYYKAAIAVLLLLLLAITGLWLGVI, encoded by the coding sequence ATGGCTGATGCCGAACGAGAGGTAGATGATGCCCTGTCCGGGAATGTTCTTTCAGTCCAAGAGCTGAACGACCGAATTGCATCGGTCGTCCAGGACACGCCTGCCCTCAACGGCGTCCGTTGTATTGGCGAGGTCACGGATCTCCACCAGAACAGTACCGCCCTCTATTTCACCCTGACAGACGGTAACGCCGAGCTTCCCTGTATGCTCTGGGCGAACCGCTATCAGAAGATGGACGCTGACCTCGAGGACGGGACGGAGGTCATCCTCGAAGGCGATATCGACTACTGGACAGAGGGTGGGAAAATCGACCTCAAGCCGTGGGAGGTGATCGTCGTCGGCGACGGCGACCAGGCGGCTGCCGTCGAGCGACTGCGAAGCGAACTCGAAGAGCGTGGCTGGTTCGACGACGAGCAGAAACAACAGCCGCCTGCGTTCCCGGAGCGGGTCGGTGTCGTCACGTCCCTTCGAGGAGATGCCCGGTACGACATCCAGAACGCGATCCACGGACAGGACCCCACCGTCGACATCCTGGTGAAGGACGCCACCGTCCAGGGGTCAGAGGCGCCGATGTCCATTGCGAACGGTATCCACCATCTCGACCGCTCGGAGGACGTCGACGCCATCATCGTCGGCCGCGGCGGTGGGAGTGATTCGAACCTCCAAGCGTTCAACACCGAGCGGGTCGCGGAGGCGATCTTCACCGCCAATACCCCGGTTGTCACCGCAATTGGACATACTGATGACCGCCTTATCGCGGATCAGGTGGCGGACGTCGCGACGATCACGCCGACAGCCGCCGGCGAGTATATCGTAAACTCCCGCCAAGAGTTCCTTGGGAGTGAGATCGAGCCGCTGGAGCAACAGCTCGACGCCGCGTACGAAACCTTCCAGCAGGAGCACGAACATGAACGAGAGCTTGCCGAAGCAGTCGACGAGGCGGCCGCATCCGAGGGGCTCCCGCCGGTCTACTACAAGGCCGCAATCGCTGTGCTGCTGTTGCTGTTGTTGGCCATCACTGGGCTTTGGTTGGGGGTGATCTAA
- a CDS encoding VirB4 family type IV secretion system protein, which yields MRNVILQTGGGALGSVAGWLQNLTPAESTVLALAAGLGLGVGSKYLWDRFTADDEPDVDFTDVLNEETLEEGEAERKLLDDISESHKTVTAPGAVEWETRAARVGEQWTTTLYIANYADYPNDGYLSDLFEMTDVQFDLTAHITPKNQERARNELQDIADDLQVDADLEQSIRSAYLQERANEAAATYKAVENGANVFDQGMFITVRADEKDKLRDAVQTVKSALRDDPANLTPKTAICRQDLALQSAAPIGDNEFGRTSIALGGAVGALLSSPHNATILEEGGVEFGIHKDNQSPVVIDPFARDNGYAMFTVGDTGSGKSFSSKQNFIRSIEQSKDRIGIILEPLNNWAGVSEALDAKRITVGGTLGLNPLEIRETPEHVQRAMGEDASPFNEKLDDAMSFLTNFFALRGISLGDRRTTLELALKRAYQRNGITDDISTHSNSSPTIREMMDVFEDMVDDPEEFVVRSDEEAGKIKEDATWLLDQLRPFEDDGRHANLGQESDFDIRDEKVIYLDLAQQEGSVDSSTALTMQLLISLVYERAKVSEKEVVFYIDEARYIMQDAASLAFLETVFRHHRHHDLSIRLVTQTVDEFFEHAESEAILDQCAVKQFHRLDGMDEEWADEFGLNYAQMRFVQDAVPGNEDAGFSEALVGVDGEWRGIQVKAMPKEKQVIDFDPTSQVRSSLPGAGDDAVDTEMEEFQEELEHRATNGTNETNELNEESDAVEAEPDGGSTERTNDG from the coding sequence ATGCGTAATGTGATCCTCCAGACCGGTGGTGGTGCGCTTGGCTCCGTCGCCGGGTGGCTCCAGAATCTGACGCCAGCAGAGAGTACAGTGCTTGCCCTTGCAGCGGGTCTCGGCCTTGGCGTCGGCAGTAAGTACCTCTGGGACCGCTTCACTGCGGATGATGAACCAGACGTGGACTTTACCGATGTCCTCAACGAGGAGACACTCGAAGAAGGCGAGGCCGAACGCAAGCTTCTCGACGACATCTCCGAGTCGCACAAGACCGTCACCGCGCCCGGAGCTGTCGAGTGGGAAACGCGAGCCGCACGGGTCGGCGAACAGTGGACGACGACACTCTACATCGCTAACTATGCCGACTATCCCAACGACGGGTATCTGAGCGACCTCTTCGAGATGACCGACGTCCAGTTCGATCTGACGGCCCACATCACGCCGAAGAATCAGGAGCGGGCCCGGAACGAACTGCAAGACATCGCGGACGACCTCCAGGTCGATGCTGACCTCGAACAGAGTATTCGGAGCGCCTATCTCCAAGAGCGCGCCAACGAGGCCGCAGCGACGTACAAGGCCGTCGAGAACGGCGCGAACGTCTTCGACCAAGGGATGTTCATCACGGTTAGAGCCGACGAGAAAGACAAGCTCAGAGATGCCGTCCAGACGGTCAAGAGCGCGCTCCGCGACGACCCGGCGAACCTCACGCCGAAGACGGCTATCTGTCGGCAGGATCTCGCTCTCCAGTCCGCCGCGCCCATCGGTGACAACGAGTTCGGGCGGACGTCGATCGCGCTCGGCGGCGCCGTCGGGGCGTTACTCTCCTCGCCGCACAACGCGACGATTCTCGAGGAGGGCGGCGTCGAGTTCGGGATTCACAAAGACAATCAAAGCCCCGTGGTCATCGACCCGTTCGCCCGGGACAACGGGTACGCGATGTTCACCGTCGGCGACACGGGGTCGGGGAAGTCGTTCAGTTCGAAGCAGAACTTCATCCGCTCCATCGAGCAGAGCAAGGATCGCATCGGCATCATCCTCGAACCGCTGAACAACTGGGCTGGTGTCTCGGAAGCCCTCGACGCCAAACGAATCACGGTTGGCGGGACGCTCGGTCTCAACCCCTTGGAAATCCGCGAGACGCCCGAGCACGTCCAGCGAGCGATGGGTGAGGACGCCAGTCCGTTCAACGAGAAACTCGACGACGCGATGAGCTTCCTCACGAACTTCTTCGCCCTCCGGGGTATCTCACTGGGAGATCGGCGCACCACGCTCGAACTCGCCCTCAAACGTGCCTACCAGCGCAACGGGATCACCGACGACATCTCGACGCACAGCAATTCGAGTCCGACCATCCGCGAGATGATGGACGTCTTCGAGGATATGGTCGACGACCCCGAGGAGTTCGTCGTCCGGTCCGACGAGGAGGCCGGGAAGATCAAGGAGGACGCGACGTGGCTCCTCGATCAGCTCCGCCCCTTCGAGGACGACGGGCGGCACGCCAACCTCGGCCAAGAGTCCGACTTCGACATCCGGGACGAGAAGGTCATCTACCTCGACCTCGCTCAGCAGGAGGGCAGCGTCGACAGCAGCACGGCGCTGACGATGCAGCTCCTGATCTCGCTGGTGTATGAGCGGGCGAAAGTCTCGGAGAAGGAGGTCGTGTTCTACATCGACGAGGCGCGCTACATTATGCAGGACGCCGCGAGCCTGGCGTTCCTCGAAACGGTATTCCGCCACCACCGACACCACGACCTCTCGATCCGGCTGGTCACGCAGACCGTCGACGAGTTCTTCGAGCACGCCGAAAGCGAGGCGATCCTGGATCAGTGTGCGGTCAAGCAGTTCCACCGCCTCGACGGGATGGACGAGGAGTGGGCCGACGAGTTCGGGTTGAACTACGCGCAGATGCGGTTCGTCCAGGATGCCGTGCCGGGCAACGAGGACGCCGGCTTCTCCGAGGCCCTCGTGGGCGTCGACGGCGAGTGGCGCGGCATCCAGGTCAAAGCGATGCCCAAGGAGAAGCAGGTCATCGACTTCGACCCGACCTCCCAAGTTCGGTCCTCATTGCCCGGCGCCGGCGACGACGCCGTCGATACCGAGATGGAGGAGTTCCAGGAAGAGCTCGAGCATCGAGCAACGAACGGAACGAACGAAAC
- a CDS encoding metal-dependent transcriptional regulator gives MLSAIMEDYLKAIYYLQDETDERVRTSTLAEHMDVEQPSVTSMVKKLAERDFVHYEPYKGVVLTDTGVPVALEIIRHHRLLERYLTERLEYDWAEVHDEADRLEHHISSQFADRIAEQLGNPAVDPHGDPIPTADLDVSPLQSGETLADQQVGDKVRIERVPDNDPDLLRYLSEHGITPTTVVEIVETTSFGMVTLDPDGTDERVALPEEVSRSISAQTLTGASN, from the coding sequence ATGCTGAGCGCCATCATGGAGGACTATCTCAAAGCAATCTATTACCTCCAGGACGAAACGGATGAACGGGTGCGGACCTCGACGCTCGCTGAGCATATGGATGTAGAACAACCGTCAGTCACCAGTATGGTGAAAAAATTGGCCGAGCGCGATTTTGTCCATTACGAACCCTACAAGGGCGTTGTACTCACAGACACTGGAGTTCCTGTCGCGCTCGAAATTATTCGCCACCATCGGCTCTTAGAACGATACCTGACGGAGCGCCTTGAGTACGATTGGGCTGAGGTACACGACGAAGCCGATCGCCTCGAACACCATATCAGTAGTCAATTTGCCGACAGAATTGCAGAGCAGTTAGGGAATCCGGCAGTTGACCCACATGGCGACCCGATTCCCACAGCGGATCTGGACGTTTCACCGCTACAATCCGGTGAAACCCTCGCTGATCAGCAGGTTGGCGACAAGGTTCGAATCGAACGGGTGCCAGACAATGACCCAGATCTACTCCGGTACCTGTCTGAACACGGGATTACCCCAACAACTGTTGTCGAAATTGTTGAGACTACCTCATTTGGGATGGTGACGCTTGATCCCGATGGCACCGACGAACGAGTTGCACTCCCAGAAGAAGTGTCCCGATCCATATCCGCTCAAACGCTCACTGGGGCTTCAAACTAA
- a CDS encoding heavy metal translocating P-type ATPase, which translates to MTSPNEESHDGSGELPDHTHNHGEDSHKQGHTHDHDHEHIQHTGQDGDDVTSSIDQGDVAQFSVPEMDCPSCAKKVENSVEKLDGIQSVDPQVATGTLTVSYDDEQTSATAIEDRVEKAGYTVENTGEVTSKFTVSEMDCPSCAGKIENALDRVGGVTTYETKPTTGTVVVTYDSSRAGEADVIDAIESAGYEVTDTTGDKSERQEAGGGRESIWTSSRALKTWVSGGFVALGLLFEFFLTGQNVQIAGLFGTELLVADVLFLIAVATGGQEILRNGYYSARNLNLDIDFLMSVAILGALVASLAFGEALYFEAATLAFLFSIAELLERYSMDRARNSLRELMDLSPDEATVKRNGSTETIPVDEVAVGDIVVVKPGEKIPMDGSVVDGESAVNQAPITGESVPVDKTTGDEVYAGTINEEGYLEVEVTSEAGDNTLSRIVEMVEDAQSNKTEREQFVERFSTYYTPVVVVFAILTTLASPYILGTTWSTAVVYGLTLLVLACPCAFVISTPVSVVSGITSAAKNGVLIKGGNHLEAMGAVDVVAFDKTGTLTKGELTVTDVVPLNGNSEEDVLRCARGLEQRSEHPIGEAIVAEAGSAGVAEREVDDFESITGKGVRADLDGTPHFAGKPGLFEELEFDLSHVHATTEGGVVTQTARQMCDRNNCLDLLEETVPELQAEGKTVVLVGTEDELEGVIAVADEIRPEAKRTVARLKQLGVARTVMLTGDNERTARAIAEQVGVDEYQAELLPEDKVTAIEELVDEYDGVAMVGDGINDAPALATATVGVAMGAAGTDTALETADIALMGDDLAKLPYLYELANDANGVIRQNIWASLGVKAGLALAVPFGYVPIWLAVLAGDAGMTTAVTGNAMRLSRIRPATDDRDAVADS; encoded by the coding sequence ATGACCTCACCTAACGAGGAATCCCACGACGGAAGTGGTGAACTACCGGATCATACCCACAACCACGGAGAGGATTCTCACAAGCAGGGTCATACACATGACCATGATCACGAGCACATCCAGCACACAGGACAAGATGGTGATGACGTTACCTCATCGATAGACCAGGGAGACGTTGCACAATTCTCCGTCCCGGAGATGGATTGCCCGTCCTGTGCAAAAAAGGTCGAAAACAGCGTCGAAAAACTGGACGGAATCCAGAGCGTCGACCCGCAAGTGGCAACAGGGACATTGACCGTTTCGTACGACGACGAGCAAACGAGTGCCACCGCGATCGAAGATCGGGTTGAAAAGGCCGGATACACCGTGGAGAACACCGGCGAGGTCACCTCGAAATTCACGGTTTCAGAAATGGATTGTCCGTCGTGTGCGGGCAAAATCGAAAACGCTCTTGACAGAGTCGGTGGAGTGACCACTTACGAGACGAAGCCGACGACCGGAACCGTCGTTGTCACGTACGATTCGTCGAGGGCTGGGGAAGCTGACGTCATCGACGCGATCGAAAGCGCTGGGTATGAGGTCACGGATACGACAGGCGACAAATCAGAACGTCAGGAAGCGGGCGGAGGGCGCGAGAGTATCTGGACGAGTTCGCGCGCACTCAAGACGTGGGTGAGCGGTGGATTCGTCGCCCTCGGCTTACTCTTCGAATTCTTCTTGACCGGCCAGAATGTACAGATTGCAGGTCTTTTTGGTACGGAGCTACTGGTTGCCGACGTCCTGTTCCTGATTGCTGTAGCCACCGGCGGCCAGGAAATCCTTCGCAACGGCTACTACTCGGCGCGAAATCTGAACCTCGATATCGACTTCCTGATGTCGGTGGCTATCCTCGGAGCACTCGTTGCGAGCCTCGCATTCGGCGAGGCACTCTACTTCGAGGCCGCCACCCTCGCGTTCCTGTTCAGCATCGCGGAACTGCTGGAGCGGTACTCGATGGACCGTGCCCGAAACTCCCTCCGCGAGCTAATGGATCTCTCACCGGATGAAGCGACCGTCAAGCGGAACGGGAGCACGGAGACGATTCCCGTCGACGAGGTCGCAGTTGGTGACATCGTCGTCGTCAAGCCAGGGGAGAAAATCCCGATGGACGGAAGCGTCGTCGACGGTGAAAGCGCCGTCAACCAGGCACCTATCACGGGTGAAAGCGTCCCTGTCGACAAGACGACTGGCGACGAAGTGTACGCCGGCACCATCAACGAGGAGGGGTATCTCGAGGTGGAGGTCACCTCCGAGGCCGGCGATAACACGCTCTCCCGAATCGTGGAGATGGTCGAAGATGCACAGTCGAATAAGACAGAGCGCGAGCAGTTCGTCGAGCGCTTCTCGACGTACTACACGCCAGTGGTCGTCGTCTTCGCTATCCTGACGACACTAGCAAGCCCGTACATCCTCGGCACAACCTGGTCCACGGCCGTCGTCTACGGGCTGACCTTACTGGTCCTGGCCTGCCCGTGTGCGTTTGTCATCTCGACGCCCGTCTCGGTGGTGTCGGGAATTACGAGCGCCGCGAAGAACGGCGTCCTGATCAAAGGCGGCAATCACCTCGAAGCGATGGGAGCCGTCGACGTCGTCGCGTTCGACAAGACGGGAACCCTCACCAAAGGTGAACTCACCGTCACCGACGTCGTTCCCTTGAACGGGAACTCGGAGGAGGACGTGCTCCGGTGTGCACGCGGGCTCGAGCAACGGAGTGAACACCCCATCGGCGAGGCAATCGTCGCCGAAGCCGGCAGCGCAGGGGTTGCCGAGCGCGAGGTTGATGACTTCGAGAGCATCACCGGAAAGGGTGTTCGCGCCGATCTCGACGGGACTCCTCACTTCGCAGGCAAGCCGGGTCTGTTTGAGGAGTTAGAGTTCGACCTGTCGCACGTTCACGCGACGACCGAGGGTGGCGTCGTGACGCAGACAGCCCGACAGATGTGTGACCGGAACAACTGTCTCGATCTCCTCGAAGAGACCGTTCCCGAACTCCAAGCAGAAGGCAAGACCGTCGTTCTCGTTGGGACCGAAGACGAACTCGAAGGCGTCATCGCGGTTGCCGACGAGATTCGGCCGGAAGCGAAGCGAACGGTGGCGCGACTGAAGCAGCTCGGTGTTGCCCGAACGGTGATGCTGACGGGTGACAACGAGCGGACTGCCCGCGCGATCGCCGAGCAGGTCGGCGTCGACGAGTACCAGGCCGAATTACTCCCCGAGGACAAGGTGACGGCGATCGAGGAGCTCGTCGACGAGTACGACGGCGTTGCGATGGTCGGTGACGGCATCAACGACGCCCCGGCACTCGCGACGGCGACGGTGGGCGTTGCGATGGGCGCGGCCGGGACGGACACCGCGTTAGAGACGGCCGACATCGCCCTGATGGGCGACGACCTCGCGAAGCTCCCGTACCTCTACGAACTCGCGAACGACGCGAACGGCGTCATCCGACAGAACATCTGGGCGAGTCTCGGAGTGAAGGCTGGACTGGCGCTCGCGGTCCCCTTCGGATACGTTCCGATCTGGCTCGCCGTCCTCGCCGGAGACGCCGGCATGACGACCGCGGTGACCGGAAACGCGATGCGACTCTCGCGGATCCGTCCTGCGACTGACGATAGAGACGCGGTGGCCGACAGCTAA
- a CDS encoding DNA-binding protein, with product MSDLIVKAAVKDALSDHNVSADFYDALNEEVAELLDDAAERAEANDRKTVQPRDL from the coding sequence ATCTCTGACCTCATCGTCAAAGCAGCCGTGAAGGACGCACTCTCGGACCACAACGTCTCGGCAGATTTCTACGACGCCCTCAACGAAGAGGTCGCCGAACTGCTCGACGACGCCGCAGAGCGTGCCGAGGCCAACGACCGGAAGACGGTCCAGCCCCGCGACCTCTAA
- the xseB gene encoding exodeoxyribonuclease VII small subunit, with product MVNDQEIHDRLARVEEIIEQLDADECDLDEGTRLHEEGQELLAEVREILDNGCGEVVELE from the coding sequence GTGGTAAACGACCAAGAGATCCACGATCGGCTGGCCCGTGTCGAAGAAATCATTGAGCAGCTCGATGCGGACGAGTGTGACCTCGATGAAGGGACAAGGCTTCACGAGGAAGGTCAGGAACTCTTGGCCGAGGTGCGAGAAATCCTCGACAACGGGTGTGGAGAGGTCGTGGAACTCGAGTAG
- a CDS encoding ZIP family metal transporter encodes MADKTQKPTPDGGVSTENEVTQPLGLPRWVSAILPIVLLVLVLGVFAFTSPLASIQSQSGEPLPDVTITHTTLPSDETVVLHVTNNGPDSVTIAQVLVDEAYWNFQVEGAGGDQTLAPMESAQIVIPYHWNPGWDLNVALVLSDGATFENTIVAPSQAPGFSLSLLWTLAVIGLFVGVIPVALGMLWFPYIKTMSDRWLHAVLLFAAGVLGFLAFDAGFEAFELAQRVPGAYEGNLLVVFGILGALTLVQAISAWRKGRVAAGDSRASSGLWIAYLVAVGIGLHNLAEGLAIGSSFALGRVSLGAFLVIGFMLHNVTEGPAVVAPVARGERPSFRHFAALGVIAGSPVILGGWIGSLAYSPTIGAFFLAIGVGAILQVNWEIAGMVRDAGGRVASATNLLAFLLGLGVMYVTDLFVVL; translated from the coding sequence ATGGCGGATAAGACACAAAAACCGACGCCAGACGGTGGTGTATCTACTGAAAACGAGGTCACACAGCCGCTCGGACTACCGCGATGGGTCAGCGCGATACTCCCGATCGTGTTGCTCGTGCTCGTCTTGGGTGTGTTCGCGTTCACGTCACCACTCGCGAGTATTCAGAGCCAGAGTGGTGAACCGCTTCCCGACGTGACGATCACGCACACGACGCTTCCGAGCGACGAAACGGTCGTGTTACATGTAACGAACAACGGGCCCGATTCCGTGACGATAGCACAGGTCCTCGTCGATGAGGCCTACTGGAATTTTCAGGTAGAAGGAGCTGGTGGCGACCAAACGCTCGCCCCAATGGAAAGCGCACAGATCGTGATCCCGTATCACTGGAATCCGGGGTGGGATCTCAACGTCGCCCTCGTACTCTCTGACGGAGCGACATTCGAGAATACGATCGTCGCTCCGAGTCAGGCACCCGGATTCAGCCTCAGTCTGCTCTGGACGCTTGCAGTCATCGGGCTGTTCGTCGGTGTGATCCCGGTCGCATTAGGGATGCTGTGGTTCCCCTACATCAAGACGATGAGCGATCGATGGCTGCACGCCGTGCTCTTGTTCGCGGCCGGCGTCCTCGGTTTCTTGGCGTTCGACGCCGGATTCGAGGCGTTCGAACTCGCTCAACGAGTTCCGGGCGCGTACGAGGGCAACCTCTTGGTCGTCTTCGGGATCCTCGGCGCGCTCACTCTCGTTCAGGCAATCAGCGCGTGGCGCAAAGGCCGTGTCGCCGCCGGTGACAGTCGGGCGAGTAGCGGTCTCTGGATCGCCTATCTGGTCGCGGTCGGGATCGGCCTGCACAACCTCGCGGAAGGACTGGCGATCGGGAGTTCGTTCGCACTCGGACGTGTGTCGCTCGGCGCGTTCCTCGTGATCGGGTTCATGCTCCACAACGTGACGGAAGGCCCGGCCGTCGTTGCACCGGTCGCCCGCGGAGAGCGCCCGTCGTTCAGACACTTCGCCGCGCTCGGCGTCATCGCCGGTTCCCCCGTCATCCTCGGCGGGTGGATCGGTAGTCTCGCGTACTCACCGACGATCGGTGCCTTCTTCCTCGCGATCGGGGTTGGTGCGATCCTACAGGTCAACTGGGAGATCGCGGGTATGGTTCGGGATGCAGGCGGTCGGGTGGCCAGCGCCACGAACCTGCTCGCGTTCCTGCTCGGCCTCGGCGTGATGTACGTGACCGACCTCTTCGTAGTGCTCTAA
- a CDS encoding multicopper oxidase domain-containing protein: protein MPSIDYSSAADVTERLEQQLVESLTGDTSVSRRTVLGGLGVAGSAAVGLGSSRASASSDHDDEDEHGNFGAVGEYRDLDFDPHEFLTAFNTGESGQDNVPQQVYEEDGQTVREFEFTAVDTTITIAPGVEFQAWAYNGQVPGPTIRAVEGDLIRVKFTNLGRHAHTIHPHLKNLNPRMDGIPQNGPGVLDTGESFTYEWIAQPAGTHFYHCHSLPLKEHIHRGLYGTIIVDPDPERVRENPRDYVNYPGPITDDMRTRFVEEAKSRNHEYAENDAVNEMVMVMNSFDTNFDGGNEVYAANTRAFAYGIGSTDGTGNWTAGETKRPIQIDKNERQRVYLSNATEFDLINSFHTHSQFFDYYDHGTTLTPTRKTVDTIMQTQAQRGIIELDYSDHEPGLYMFHAHQSEFAELGWMSFFEVI, encoded by the coding sequence ATGCCATCGATAGATTACAGTAGCGCAGCAGACGTCACAGAACGCCTCGAGCAGCAACTGGTTGAATCACTCACCGGTGATACGAGTGTCAGTCGCCGCACAGTCCTTGGCGGTCTTGGTGTTGCCGGGAGTGCAGCAGTCGGACTCGGTAGTTCTCGGGCAAGTGCCTCATCCGATCATGACGATGAGGATGAACACGGTAACTTCGGTGCGGTGGGTGAATACCGAGATTTGGATTTCGACCCTCACGAGTTCCTCACCGCGTTCAATACCGGAGAGAGCGGACAGGATAACGTTCCCCAACAGGTCTACGAAGAGGACGGCCAAACCGTACGGGAATTCGAGTTTACTGCCGTCGACACGACGATCACGATTGCGCCGGGTGTCGAGTTTCAAGCGTGGGCGTACAACGGCCAGGTACCGGGCCCGACGATCCGCGCCGTCGAAGGTGACCTGATCCGCGTGAAGTTCACCAATCTGGGACGACACGCACACACGATTCATCCACACCTGAAGAACCTCAACCCGCGAATGGACGGGATTCCCCAGAATGGACCGGGCGTCCTCGATACGGGTGAGTCGTTCACCTACGAGTGGATCGCCCAGCCCGCCGGTACTCACTTCTATCACTGTCACTCGCTTCCACTGAAAGAACACATCCACCGTGGACTCTACGGCACGATCATTGTCGATCCGGACCCCGAACGCGTCAGGGAGAATCCACGCGACTACGTCAACTACCCTGGCCCAATTACCGACGACATGCGGACGCGGTTCGTCGAAGAGGCGAAGAGCCGGAACCACGAGTACGCCGAAAACGACGCCGTCAACGAGATGGTCATGGTGATGAATTCGTTCGACACCAACTTCGACGGCGGGAACGAGGTCTACGCGGCGAACACACGGGCGTTCGCATACGGGATCGGTAGTACCGACGGCACCGGCAACTGGACGGCGGGCGAGACGAAGCGTCCCATCCAGATCGACAAGAACGAACGGCAACGCGTCTATCTCTCCAATGCGACTGAGTTCGACCTCATCAACTCGTTCCACACGCACTCGCAGTTCTTCGATTACTATGACCACGGGACGACGCTGACACCGACGCGCAAGACCGTGGACACGATCATGCAGACGCAGGCGCAACGCGGTATCATCGAGCTCGACTACTCGGATCACGAACCCGGGCTGTACATGTTCCACGCCCACCAGTCCGAGTTCGCCGAACTCGGCTGGATGAGCTTCTTTGAGGTGATCTAA
- a CDS encoding TATA-box-binding protein — MSVTAESIQVENVVASSDIGQELDLETLSEDLGATDYDPDNFPGLVYRMHDPKAAALIFRSGKVVCTGAKSVDNVTTALEYVFDELRELGVDVATTPDIEIQNIVSSGDLDHTLNLNAIAIGLGLEHIEYEPEQFPGLVYRLDDPDVVALLFGSGKLVITGGKQLDDAEQALTVIENRLTDLGLLE; from the coding sequence ATGAGTGTCACAGCCGAATCAATTCAAGTCGAGAATGTGGTTGCGTCGTCCGATATCGGTCAAGAACTCGATCTCGAAACACTTTCTGAGGATTTAGGGGCCACCGACTACGACCCCGATAACTTCCCTGGACTCGTGTATCGGATGCACGATCCCAAAGCCGCAGCGCTCATTTTCCGCTCGGGGAAAGTCGTCTGTACGGGTGCAAAAAGCGTCGACAATGTGACGACTGCGTTGGAATACGTCTTCGACGAACTCCGTGAATTGGGTGTCGATGTCGCTACCACCCCAGATATCGAAATCCAAAATATTGTCTCAAGTGGGGACCTCGACCACACACTCAATTTGAATGCGATTGCGATCGGCCTAGGTCTCGAACACATCGAATACGAACCAGAGCAGTTCCCGGGGCTCGTCTACCGGCTTGACGACCCAGACGTCGTCGCACTCCTCTTCGGGAGTGGCAAGCTCGTCATCACGGGCGGAAAACAGCTTGACGATGCTGAACAAGCGCTTACAGTGATCGAAAACCGGCTGACTGATCTCGGGTTACTAGAGTAA
- a CDS encoding plastocyanin/azurin family copper-binding protein, with protein sequence MSPEFYDRRTVLRLSTATLAMLSTAGCLGGQSSAAQTVTMPGDLRFEPKIATIEPSETVTWTNESDIDHTVTAYEDEIPDEAAYFASGGFESERAARNRVTEGLIAPGENYEYTFEEPGTYRYFCIPHEGSGMIGTVRVK encoded by the coding sequence ATGTCACCCGAATTCTACGATCGGCGAACGGTGTTGCGACTCAGCACTGCCACCCTAGCGATGCTTAGCACGGCTGGGTGTCTGGGCGGACAGTCCTCGGCGGCCCAGACCGTCACGATGCCCGGCGACCTCAGATTTGAGCCGAAGATCGCGACGATCGAACCTAGCGAGACGGTTACGTGGACGAACGAGAGTGACATCGATCACACGGTCACAGCGTATGAAGACGAGATTCCAGACGAAGCCGCGTACTTCGCAAGTGGTGGCTTTGAATCAGAGCGGGCTGCGAGGAATCGGGTCACCGAGGGGCTCATCGCTCCGGGTGAAAATTACGAGTATACGTTTGAGGAACCAGGCACGTACAGGTACTTTTGTATCCCACACGAGGGGTCTGGAATGATCGGGACAGTTCGGGTAAAGTAA